The Novosphingobium sp. THN1 genome includes a window with the following:
- a CDS encoding aldehyde dehydrogenase: protein MAFDLANLRPGNVAFLARRARGEGLLIDGAWRTAEGGADFATLDPATGVETGRIAAASPVDVDAAVEAARAALGVWKATVPVERARILWKVADLIEAHIDDLAELETLDQGKPLFVGRWAEIPGAVNQFRFFAGQAMAIEGHSLESSINYQPAGRQMRTWTVREPVGVVAAIVPWNSPLVLTAMKLAPALAAGCTVVLKPAEDTSLTALRLGELMMEAGLPAGVLNVVTGLGGQTGATLAAHPHVDKIAFTGSTATGRAVLDAAKTNFKRVTLELGGKSPSIVFPDADMAITVPGVANAIFFNGGQVCIAGSRLYVHRSVHDQVVEGVAAYAKGLKIGHGLLQDTQMGPVVSARHAERVEGFLQRAKGEGATMLTGGERTGDAGTFITPTVVVDVKPDMEIVREEVFGPVLVVQSFDDEEEVIAAANASDYGLAASVWTESLSTAHRMSADIRAGTVWINCHAMYDASLAIGGVKQSGWGRDSGRQAMDNYLEWKTVCACV from the coding sequence ATGGCTTTCGATCTCGCCAATCTTCGTCCCGGTAACGTCGCATTCCTGGCCCGTCGCGCGCGCGGCGAAGGGCTGCTGATCGACGGGGCATGGCGGACGGCAGAAGGCGGGGCCGATTTCGCCACGCTCGATCCTGCGACGGGCGTGGAAACCGGACGTATTGCGGCAGCCAGCCCTGTTGACGTCGATGCCGCCGTTGAGGCCGCGCGCGCGGCGTTGGGGGTCTGGAAAGCGACCGTACCGGTGGAGCGGGCCCGCATCCTGTGGAAGGTCGCAGACCTGATCGAGGCCCATATCGACGATCTTGCAGAACTTGAAACGCTCGATCAGGGCAAGCCGCTGTTCGTCGGACGATGGGCCGAGATACCCGGCGCGGTCAACCAATTCCGCTTCTTCGCCGGGCAGGCCATGGCGATCGAGGGGCACAGTCTCGAAAGCTCGATCAACTACCAGCCCGCAGGCCGGCAGATGCGCACGTGGACGGTGCGCGAGCCGGTAGGGGTCGTAGCGGCGATCGTGCCGTGGAACTCACCGCTGGTTCTGACCGCGATGAAGCTTGCGCCGGCGCTAGCGGCAGGTTGCACGGTGGTGCTCAAGCCTGCCGAAGACACGTCGCTCACTGCCCTGCGCCTTGGCGAACTTATGATGGAAGCGGGTCTTCCTGCCGGCGTGCTCAACGTTGTCACCGGCCTTGGCGGACAGACCGGCGCCACACTAGCTGCGCATCCTCATGTCGACAAGATCGCCTTCACCGGATCGACCGCGACGGGCCGTGCCGTGCTCGATGCGGCCAAGACGAACTTCAAGCGCGTCACGCTGGAGCTTGGTGGCAAGTCGCCTTCGATCGTGTTTCCCGATGCCGACATGGCCATCACCGTGCCGGGCGTGGCCAATGCGATCTTCTTCAACGGTGGGCAGGTGTGCATCGCCGGTTCGCGGCTCTATGTGCACCGCTCGGTCCACGATCAGGTTGTCGAAGGCGTCGCTGCCTATGCCAAGGGGCTGAAGATCGGCCATGGCCTGCTGCAGGACACGCAGATGGGGCCGGTCGTCTCGGCCCGCCATGCCGAGCGCGTCGAGGGCTTCCTCCAGCGCGCGAAGGGCGAAGGCGCGACGATGCTGACCGGTGGCGAGCGAACCGGCGATGCCGGCACCTTCATTACCCCGACCGTGGTGGTTGACGTGAAGCCCGACATGGAAATCGTGCGCGAGGAAGTGTTCGGACCGGTCCTCGTCGTCCAGTCGTTCGATGATGAGGAAGAGGTGATCGCCGCCGCCAATGCCAGCGACTATGGCTTGGCTGCCAGCGTCTGGACCGAGAGCCTCTCTACCGCGCACCGCATGTCTGCCGATATTCGCGCCGGCACGGTCTGGATCAATTGCCATGCCATGTACGACGCCTCGCTCGCCATTGGCGGGGTGAAGCAATCGGGCTGGGGCCGCGACAGCGGGCGGCAGGCGATGGACAACTACCTCGAATGGAAGACGGTCTGCGCCTGCGTCTGA